One genomic segment of Candidatus Binatia bacterium includes these proteins:
- a CDS encoding type II toxin-antitoxin system RelE/ParE family toxin, translating to MSRIRFAVDARRDLDEIWEYSAEHGGVDAAERFANAIEKRCRLLATAPGAGRRRDELGPGLRSFPVGPYVIFYQRAKRGIEIARVLRGARDIAELF from the coding sequence ATGAGTCGCATCCGCTTCGCAGTTGACGCACGCCGGGACCTTGACGAGATTTGGGAGTACAGCGCGGAGCACGGCGGCGTCGATGCGGCGGAGCGGTTCGCCAATGCCATTGAGAAGCGCTGCCGGCTGCTGGCCACGGCACCCGGAGCGGGCCGCCGTCGCGACGAGTTGGGGCCTGGGCTTCGGAGCTTTCCGGTCGGGCCGTACGTAATCTTCTACCAGCGCGCCAAACGTGGGATCGAGATCGCCCGTGTGTTACGCGGCGCGCGTGATATCGCCGAGCTGTTCTGA
- a CDS encoding type II toxin-antitoxin system ParD family antitoxin, with product MNVSLSPKLEKLINDKVKTGLYHAASEVIHEGLRLLEERDRLYQGRLKELRREVKKGLDQLDRGESIPGEQVFVELRAKARERRRKAR from the coding sequence ATGAACGTCTCTCTCAGCCCCAAACTGGAGAAGCTCATCAACGACAAGGTCAAGACCGGCCTGTATCACGCCGCCAGCGAGGTCATTCACGAAGGTCTACGCCTCTTGGAAGAGCGGGACCGGCTCTATCAGGGGCGCCTCAAGGAACTCCGGCGCGAAGTGAAGAAGGGATTGGATCAACTGGATCGCGGCGAGAGTATTCCCGGCGAGCAGGTATTTGTCGAGCTGCGCGCCAAAGCACGGGAGCGGCGGCGCAAGGCGAGATGA